A genomic window from Triticum urartu cultivar G1812 chromosome 7, Tu2.1, whole genome shotgun sequence includes:
- the LOC125525273 gene encoding ribulose bisphosphate carboxylase large chain-like produces MFTSIVGNVFGFKALRALRLEDLRIPPTYSKTFQGPPHGIQVERDKLNKYGRPLLGCTIKPKLGLSAKNYGRACYECLRGGLDFTKDDENVNSQPFMRWRDRFVFCAEAIYKSQAETGEIKGHYLNATAGTCEEMIKRAVFARELGVPIVMHDYLTGGFTANTTLAHYCRDNGLLLHIHRAMHAVIDRQKNHGMHFRVLAKALRMSGGDHIHSGTVVGKLEGEREMTLGFVDLLRDDFIEKDRARGIFFTQDWVSMPGVIPVASGGIHVWHMPALTEIFGDDSVLQFGGGTLGHPWGNAPGAAANRVALEACVQARNEGRDLAREGNEIIRAACKWSPELAAACESMEGDQIRVRAGRYY; encoded by the coding sequence ATGTTTACTTCCATTGTAGGTAACGTATTTGGTTTCAAAGCCCTACGTGCTCTACGTTTGGAGGATCTACGAATTCCCCCTACTTATTCAAAAACTTTCCAAGGCCCGCCTCATGGTATCCAAGTTGAAAGAGATAAGTTGAACAAGTACGGTCGTCCTTTATTGGGATGTACTATTAAACCAAAATTGGGATTATCCGCAAAAAATTATGGTAGAGCGTGTTATGAGTGTCTACGTGGTGGACTTGATTTTACCAAAGATGATGAAAACGTAAACTCACAACCATTTATGCGCTGGAGAGACCGTTTTGTCTTTTGTGCCGAAGCTATTTATAAATCACAGGCCGAAACCGGTGAAATCAAGGGGCATTACTTGAATGCGACTGCGGGTACATGTGAAGAAATGATTAAGAGAGCTGTATTTGCAAGAGAATTAGGGGTTCCTATTGTAATGCATGACTACTTAACTGGGGGATTCACCGCAAATACTACTTTGGCTCATTATTGCCGCGACAATGGCCTACTTCTTCACATTCACCGTGCAATGCATGCAGTTATTGATAGACAGAAAAATCATGGTATGCATTTCCGTGTATTAGCTAAAGCATTGCGTATGTCTGGGGGAGATCATATCCACTCCGGTACAGTAGTAGGTAAGTTAGAAGGGGAACGCGAAATGACTTTAGGTTTTGTTGATTTATTGCGCGATGATTTTATTGAAAAAGATCGTGCTCGCGGTATCTTTTTCACTCAGGACTGGGTATCCATGCCAGGTGTTATACCGGTAGCTTCAGGTGGTATTCATGTTTGGCATATGCCAGCTCTGACCGAAATCTTTGGGGACGATTCTGTATTACAATTTGGTGGAGGAACTTTAGGACATCCTTGGGGAAATGCACCTGGTGCAGCAGCTAATCGAGTGGCTTTAGAAGCCTGTGTACAAGCTCGTAACGAAGGGCGCGATCTTGCTCGCGAAGGTAATGAAATTATCCGAGCAGCTTGCAAATGGAGTCCTGAACTAGCCGCAGCTTGTGAAAGTATGGAAGGCGATCAAATTCGAGTTCGAGCCGGTAGATACTATTGA
- the LOC125523886 gene encoding 30S ribosomal protein S18, chloroplastic-like: MYTSKQPFLKSKQPFSKSKQTFNKSKQPFRKSKQTFRKFKKPFRKSKQPFRRRPRIGPGDRIDYRNMSLINRFISVQGKILSRRINRLTLKQQRLITLAIKQARILSFLLFCNYENEKQFQAQSISIITGSRPRKNRHIPQLTQKYNSNRNLRNNNQNLRNNNRNLSSDC, encoded by the coding sequence ATGTATACATCTAAACAACCTTTTCTTAAATCTAAGCAACCCTTTAGTAAATCCAAGCAAACTTTTAATAAATCCAAGCAACCCTTTCGTAAATCCAAGCAAACTTTTCGTAAATTCAAGAAACCTTTTCGTAAATCTAAACAACCTTTTCGTAGGCGTCCCCGGATTGGCCCGGGAGATCGAATTGATTATAGAAACATGAGTTTAATTAATAGATTTATTAGTGTACAAGGAAAAATATTATCGAGACGAATAAATAGATTAACCTTGAAACAACAACGATTAATTACTCTTGCTATAAAACAGGCTCGTATTTTATCTTTCTTACTGTTTTGTAACTATGAGAACGAAAAGCAATTTCAAGCCCAGTCAATTTCAATAATTACAGGTTCTAGACCCAGAAAAAATAGACATATTCCTCAATTAACGCAAAAGTACAATTCCAATCGAAACTTAAGAAACAACAACCAAAATTTAAGAAACAACAACCGGAACTTAAGTTCCGATTGTTGA